The following proteins are encoded in a genomic region of Desulfurococcaceae archaeon:
- a CDS encoding serine/threonine protein kinase translates to MAQRLHSQNPELDGEVHFLRNPSTYINRVLCYPSRACRGFEERLKMLLNDGFIYLLETGKNVFGIRILGRGYSAVTVVAYHAKYGIGALKVLRTDSRRNSLVHEAEMLKNAQPSGLPPNLYLYRDFYVFYELLPPHTCKSYTRVLEELIFSGGLESLVNLLRSTFTLLYALDSLRIDHTEINRPHGHVLYCDGKVKVLDWESAKITERPTNLTSFTSYLLYRFKYAQGLEKLLGYSRDRVLKALREYKTTYSREAFNELLHSLLPER, encoded by the coding sequence ATGGCTCAGAGACTTCATTCTCAAAACCCCGAGCTGGATGGAGAAGTGCACTTTTTGAGAAACCCAAGTACCTACATTAATAGAGTACTCTGCTACCCGAGTAGAGCGTGTAGAGGCTTCGAAGAAAGGTTGAAGATGCTTTTAAACGACGGCTTCATCTACCTCCTCGAAACCGGTAAGAACGTTTTCGGGATTAGAATCCTGGGACGTGGTTACAGCGCCGTTACCGTAGTAGCCTATCATGCAAAATACGGCATTGGCGCGCTAAAAGTTCTTAGGACTGACAGTAGGCGTAATAGCCTTGTCCACGAAGCAGAGATGTTAAAGAATGCCCAACCCTCTGGACTACCACCAAATCTCTACCTCTACAGGGATTTCTACGTTTTCTACGAGCTTCTACCACCGCACACCTGTAAGTCATATACGCGCGTGCTCGAAGAACTCATATTTAGTGGTGGTTTAGAAAGCTTGGTGAATCTACTCAGGAGTACCTTTACGCTACTCTATGCATTAGACTCCCTTAGAATAGATCACACGGAGATAAATAGGCCCCACGGGCACGTGCTCTACTGTGATGGTAAGGTAAAGGTGCTTGACTGGGAGAGCGCGAAGATTACCGAAAGGCCCACCAACCTCACGTCCTTTACTTCATACCTCCTCTACAGGTTCAAGTACGCACAGGGTCTCGAAAAGCTACTAGGGTATAGCAGAGACAGGGTGTTAAAGGCTCTTAGAGAGTACAAAACTACCTATAGCAGAGAGGCCTTCAATGAGCTATTACATTCTCTACTTCCCGAGCGCTAA